AGATAGGTGAATGCCTTGCCGGAGTTGGTCATCACCGATCCAAGCCGGTCCGTTGCCGGTGAGACGACCATGCAGGTATCCGCATAAACCCGTGCACCGGACTTATCAATTGTCATGACGAGATCGCGGTGCTCTTTCATCATCTCTTCTGAAACAAAGACAAAAAACTCTTTTTTAACCTTTTTCCCGGAGAGGAGAGCAGCAAGGGATCTCAGTTCATCTTCAGAGAGGTGCGGACATCCAACAGCGATTGCATTCACCTCTGTCTCAGAGAAGACCTCATGCACATCTGCAACTGAAAGCGATATCGTCTCGGTATCTGCAGATAACGACTGTTTGATAAACGGCACTCTCGTCTCCGGGGTGATGCCTTCCACATGGAAGAGGGCGACTGCTCCTGTTGCTGCCATCGCAGCCCCAAGCGCCTTGAGGCGGTCGCGGTTCCCCCTGATACCACGGAAGTATGGAATCCGGTTTCCTGCCTCTTTCCCGGCAAGATACCCAAGCGCTCCATATTCTGCTATACCCCACTCTTTTGCAGCATCCGGATCATCCAGTTCGATGATGAGATCGGGTATCCGGTTCTTCATGATATGAAGGCCGTACTCCGGCGTCTTCCCTATCAGTGCAGAGGCAAGCGCAGACGGACCCCCCTCGCGGTTTGTCCGTGCGCCGAGAACCGAGTTCGCATAGGCAACCGCTGAGGATTCTGACCAGGCAAGGTGATCCCCATACTGCACGATCTGGTGGTAGTAGGGGGTGCAGGTGCAGGTGAGGCGGATGCCAAGCCGCCTGTAGGCATTGAGGATCTCCTGCTGTTTCGCCGCAAAATGTTCGTCAATCCCCATCTCGCTCCACTGCTCCCGCGGCATCCCGATCGGGTTCAGGAAGGAGGGGACAACCGCACGTGCGTCAAGGCCTTCGAGCCATTCGAGGCCTGCATCGCCGATGGTCTTATACGAGGCTCCGCTCACCTGGACACTCGAGACCGGGATGAGGCGTTCTGCATCGTAGATCTTTCCAAGTGCGATTAATATCTCAAGCATCATCCGTGGCGTCTCGCCGTATTCTCCATTCAGTACCTCTTCATCAGATCTATCCAGCTCCATTATGCATCCCATCCTGCCCTGACATATTCTTCTTCTTTTCCGGCGGGAATCGTCGCATCCACACCGACTTTCACGTTCAGCCCGTCAGCAATCCTTGACGGATCAAGGGACGAGCCACGGACACCGGGGATGATCATGATATCCCGGTCGCCACGGACACGGGTTGCTATTGCAAACTCGACATCCCCGGGATCGTGGATCGCGATATCGCAGTCGACGACACAGACATGCTTCAGCGATGTATGTGCAGCAAATGCCGCCATGATCGCGTTTTTCCCGTCTCCTTCAGTCTGTTTCTCTATCTGCACCACCGCATGGAGATAGCCTGCACCCCCCGGGGTCAGGAGGACGTCGCGCACCTTCGTCACCCCTGCAACCGACTGGTAGATCCGGGGCTCATACGGCGCTCCCATCAGGAGACGGTGCTCTGCACCTGCCGGCATGATCCCATGATAGATCGGATCCGGCCTCTTTGCGATCCCGGTGATCTCGATCACCGGCTGGCTCCGGACGGGATCATAGGTTCCCGTAATATCCACAAACGGCCCTTCTGTCGCGGTTTTGTCGGTGAGATACCCTTCGAGGATATATTCTGCCTCTGGTACGCAGACACCATTCTGGAGAGTCTGGACCCGGAGCTCGCCGCCCATCAGTTCGGCTGCATATGCAAGTTCTTTTCCCTCGGGAACACGGGTGCATGAGGCGAAGGTGACAGCAGGATGAACACCTATTGCTATCCCGACCGGCAGTTTCTCCCCGGCACTGCAGGCAGACCTCTGAAGCTGGTAGGTGTGCCTCCCCTCGACAATCCGGGCAGTAAGCCGATCTTTGCCGGTCACCAGCATCCTGTGGATTGCGGCATTCTCAACCCCTCCAAACGAGGAGAAGACGATCCCGGCGGTGATGTAGGGTCCTGCATCCAGTGGAAAATGGGTCAGGACAGGAATCTGCCCGAGATCCGGGGTATGGGTTGGAAGGGTACCTTCCTCAACAACCCTGCCGTCATACCTGCACCTGGCAAGTGCGGGAACCATGGCTGCCGGATCAACACCGAGGGCAAGTGCCAGTGTCTCCCGTGTTGCGGTGACATTCATCACACCGCGGCTGCCGCCTCCGAACTTATGGAAAAAAAGCGGCTTATCGGTTGATTTTGCCATCTTCGCTGCTTCAAAGACAAGACCGGTCTCTTCCTCCACATCAATGAGGAGATCCCGCTCACGCAGCTCTTCGATAAAGTCACGCATGGTATCCGCTCCATCGCGAGCCAACAGTATGATCGATTCTGAGATGATCCAAAACACGCTGGACGATCATATCGGCAAGATCCTCGATTCCACCTGGATTCTGGTAGAATGGAGGTGATGCGGGGAGGATAACAGCACCTGCATCATGTGCGGCAAGCATGTTGGTGAGATGAACCCTTGAATACGGTGTCTCCCTCGGGACAAGGATCAGCGGCCGCCGCTCTTTCAAACAGACATCAGCGGCCCTTCCGATTAAGGAATCTGATATGCCATGCGCAATCCCGCCAAGCGTCTTCATCGAACAGGGGATGATGACCATCCCGTCAAACCGAAACGATCCGCTTGCAATTGCGCTTGCGAGATCTGCGTTCTCTTCGTGGATACAGTGGTAGTCCGCAAACGAGATCCCTTCAAGTCCTGCTATCATCTCAGCTGTCTCACTTATGATCAGGTGCACCCGGCACTCCTTCTCAAGAACAGCAAGCAGCCTGGCGGCATAGATCATCCCGCTTGCACCTGTCACTCCAATGACCAGTTCTTTCATCGCATCTTCCCCTTCCTTTACTCTGTTTCTATTGGGAGCTTATCTTGTTTTGTCGGGGGCCGTACGTTCAGCACCCCGGCTGCTGCCCGGGCGACGGCATCCTCAAGGCCATGCGGGCAATAGATTCCAAGCCGCCACTGTGAACGCCTGATCTCGTTCATGCCCCTGATTAAAGGCGAGATCTCCTCGATTGATATGACGTCATGGCGGTTCTGTACATAGACCTCCATCACCATATCCTCGGGAAACTCCGGGATATCCACACAGACCTCATGCGGCAGAACACCTGCACACTCAGCAATCTCTTCTGCAAGCCGCATGGATTCACGGAGATCCGGCTGCGGTATACGGAGACGGTTAATCGAGCCGACCCCGACATACACCGCACGCTTGTAGAGTTTTCTCGTCAGCAGGCTTTTGATAATCGATCTCGTGACGAAACTATCTGATTCCCGGAAAGCTGTTACACATGCGGGATCATCCATCAGGATCAGGGATTGTGGATCACCACCATGGTCGCAATGATCCAGTGCCGCTACCAGAAACATCCGCTCAGCAATCCTTGAGACATGGTGGTAATAGACAGACGGCCTCATCAGTGTCCGGGCAACCAGGAGAGATTCTGCTGCCTGGACACCTGACTCATCAAGGACAGGGCCTTTTTCCGAGAGGAAGATGCTCCTGATGATCCTGCTCGAGTCAACCGAGCCATAGGGAACACCGGTATAATGTGCATCCCGCCTGAGGTAGTCCATCCGGTCCACATCCAGCTCACCATGAATGACCCCTGCAAGCGGGTGCGTGCCATCAATAACCCCGGCAACCTCCCCGGGATCAGCTCCAAGGCGGGTGAGAGCACGGGATGTTTCGGCATCTTCAAGGAGATGGTCAACCCGGTCATGGCCATGACCGAAGAAAGCCCGGATCAGCGGCTCGATTGCATGCGAAAACGGCCCGTGGCCGATATCATGGAGAAGAGCCGCTGCCCTCAGGAGCCGTGACTCATCATCATGCAGGCAGAGACGGGTGCAGAGCTGTCCGGCAAGGTGCATCGTCCCGAGTGCATGTTCGAACCGGGTATGGTTGGCACCCGGATAGACCAGAAACGAGAAGCCGAGCTGGCGGATCATCCGGAGACGCTGGATGGCAGGTATGTCAAGGAGGGATCGGATCTCCTGGTTCACCTCAATATCGCCATGGACCGGATCCTTGATCATCTTCGGCCTCTCCAGGGGGTCTCCCTCTGTTCTGCCAGTATGCATGCACCTGATCTATGATGCATGAGATTTATTATATATCCCCTTCCCCAAAATTACGGGTAGTTTCCGACAATCTTAAACAGATCTGACATAGAGGTGATCAGTATGATCACGCTCCTCTCAGGCGGAACAGGAACCCCGAAGCTGCTCCAGGGCATCCGCCAGATCGAAAACGATCCCGATATCTCTGTCATCGTCAATACCGCAGAGGATATCTGGGTATCGGGAAACCATCTCTCACCTGATATCGATACGGTTCTGTACCTCTTTGCCGGTATCCTGAATACCGAGACCTGGTGGGGGATCCGGGGCGACAGTTTTGAGACCAACCGGTACCTGGAGCGGATCGGTCTGCCGGAATCGATCGCAATCGGTGACCGGGACCGGGCTGTCCATATCGCACGCGGCGAACTGCTCAGGCAAGGAAAGACACTCACAGAGGCAACAGACGCAACTGGAGCAGCACTCGGCGTCCAGGCGCGGGTGCTGCCGATGTGTGACACGCCTGTTGCAACCTGCGTCGCAGCAGAGACCGGGCCGATGCATTTCCAGGAGTACTGGGTGAAGCACCGGGGCAATGTCCGGATATCCGGGATCATCCGGCAGGCTGAGACGCCCCCTGTTGCAACCGAGGCTTCTATCGATGCAATTCAGCGAAGCGAAGCGGTGATCATCGGGCCGTCAAACCCCGTCACCAGCATCGGGCCGATCCTTGAGTGCAGAGGGATGCGTGAGGCGCTTGCTGAAGCCTTTGTCATTGCGGTCAGCCCCTTTATCGGGAGCAGGCCAATCTCTGGTCCTGCTGCCGCACTGATGGAAGCCTGGGGAAAAACTCCTGATTCCCGGGGGACACGTGAAGCCTACGGCGATATCGTCGATATCTTTGTCCAGGATACCCGTGACGAGATCGAGGTGGGCGGCAGCCTCAGGCTCGATACCATGATGACCGGGATTCGGCAGAGCGAATCACTCGCCTGGGACCTCCTCTCGCTTGTCCGTGCCCGATAGGCTCCACAATTTGTTTGAAAAATCAATGCGGGAGGGCTTTATATATCATGGTTCAACAGATACACGGTAGAGAGAGGTAGCATAATGGGTTTCTTGAAAGGGCTCAGATCCCGTTTCGGCAGGGGCAGAAAGACTGTTGAGGATGAGGCAGACGCTGAAGAGCACCTGCCCCGCATTTCACTGGACGATTCACTTGGAAGTCCCGATCCAGAGGTTCGGATCCATGCAATACATGCGATCAGCGAGATCGGGGCTGCAGCGGTTCCGCTCCTGATTGACGCACTCAGGGATGAAAGCTGGAGGGTCAGGAGAGCAGCGGCATCAGGACTTGGAAAGATTGGTGAACCCGCAATTCAGCCCATGATCAAGGCTTTTGAGGGTGCGAGAACCGATGTCAGGAGGGAGTTGATCCGGGCACTTGGTATTGCAGGAGACCGGGCATTCCCATCCCTTGCCGCTGCCCTTGACGATCCAGACAGCGGGATCAGATCAGGAGCAGTCTCTGCGATTGCATTGACAAAAGCCGGTAATCGGGGAGACGCGCTCCAAAAAGCACTACATGATCCCGATCCCGGTGTCAGGGCAGCTGCCGCAGCAGCGTTTGGATACCTCCCCGGCGAACAGGCGATGCCGGTGCTCAAAAATCTCCTCTCCGACCCCGTGGAGGAGGTTCGGACCGCTGCGGTATCTGCTGCCATCCGGATTGGAAAGCCGGCAGTTCCCCCTCTTCTTGCGCAACTGCCCGAAACTGATCCCGCGTTCAGGGAGTCTGTTGAGCAGGCGCTGATCGGGATAGGAACAGCTGGCCGATCAGATGTTGTCACGCTTCTTCGCCACCAGGATCCGGCAATACGTGAATCCGGTGTCCGGATACTCGGCGGGATTGGTGATCTGAATACCGTCTCCCACCTCATCGGTGCGCTTGCCGACCCTGATCCCGAGGTCAGGAACTGCACCATTGCAGCACTTACAGGTTTTGGAAAAGCCGCGCTCCCCGAAGTCACAGCCGCATTTGAGAACGATAACCCCCGTATCCGGGAAGGGGCTATGGAGATCCTCGCAGGCATGGGTGATCCTGCTGTTCCCACCATGATCACCTATCTCTCACATGACGATCCGGTCATGAAAAAGCGTGCAGCAGTCGTGCTTGGTGAAATCGGAAACTACGAGGCACATGAGCCCCTCACCGATCTCATCCATGACAGCGATCCGGGTGTGCGACGGGTTGCATTTGAAGCGCTTGAGCAGATCAAGAGGCGGTAATTCACTTCTGTTTCCGCCTCACCTTCATTGCATTATACCGTGAGCTGAGAAAACCCTTTTTTTCAAGGGGAAATACCCCTTCTTTCACAGACCGGACATCCTCGACTGAATAGAATGCATTTGGATTGAAGTGTTTTATCTGGTTGATCACTTCAGTCAGGTGGGATCGTTTGATAACAAGGAAGATCAGTTTGACGTCACCGGTTGCACCTTCCGCATCTATCGAGGTGATTCCATAATTTTTCTGTTTTAGTGATTCAATGAGCTGTGTGGCATCACGGCTTGTGATCACCCTGACGATCACCTGCCCGATTGAGAGATGATCCTCAAGCAGTATCCCCAGATAGTTGCCAATGGCAAATCCAAGGCCGTATGCAATATAGGAGGCAGGGTTATCGAGGTTCTTCATGATCTCGCCGATGGCAAGAAGCCAGATGATCACCTCAAAAAAGCCGATTGCCGGTGCAAGGAAACGATACCCCCGGGCAACAAAGATGATCCGGATTGTCCCCATACTGACGTCGAGAATCCGGGCAAGAATGATTAAAGCGGGTATGATCACCCAGGTATAGAGATCAGTAAACGGTATACCCAGGATCTCCATATCCATATCACTCCAAAAACAGGCCTGGGGGGGTTGGGATCAGCTCTTACAGGACAAAGACTGCAGCTGCGATGACTGTCACCCATCTGCCGTCAGAATCTCCCTCTGCTGACTGGCAGATATGGGTTGTCTTGATGATCCTGCCGCTTGCTTTATAGATCTGTTCCCGTTCCTGCCATGCCTTGTCGGGATCAAACTCGATACCGAGGGTTGTTGCAAGCATTGTTGCTGCGAGATCTTCTGCATACTCACCGGAGACAAACGCGGTTTCTCCAAATGCGTGGTGCTCTGAGAGATAGCCGTATTCATTTGCCTCTTTGGGCAGGGCAAGCCCTATTGCTGAGGATAAAAGCCGGTTCGGCTCATTTGTCTCATTCCGGGCCATCACGCAGTAGACGATCTCACCTGCATTCAGCTCTTGTAGCCCCTCCTCGGGAGCCACAATTGTTGCATGGGGCGGGAAGATACTCGAGACATAGACAAGATTGTACTTCTCGATACCTGCTTTTCTGAGCGCCAGTTCAAATGATGCCAGCTTGTCCTTGTGGACACCGACACCCTTCGTAAAGAAAACCTTTGAGGGAACAACCATAACCATCATTCGTAGTGTCTGAAGTTTAAGGTTTGTCCATCAGTAATCTCACCCGAATCCCAGCACAGCCTGGTTCCAACACCAATTGGCGTGAGTATATGGTTCTGTTGGAGTGCGATTGCAGCAGGCATTCCGGTGCAGTGGCAGGGGTAGATGTCACCTACCCCTGATTGCGCGCACCACGCCGCCACCTCCCTGATCCTGGCTGAGTCAGCCTGGTAAAGATGGAGTCCACCAATTATTGCGGCAATTCTCTCATCCCCACAGATATGGCGCGCATGGCGAACTGTATTCTCGATACCGGCATGGGTGCACCCGCATATCAGGACAAGACCCCGGTCACTTCGGTAGACAAGACACGAATCCTCAATAACCGGATCAGGTTTTGGGCCTTCAGGCGATTCGATATATGCGCTGCTTTTCTGGATCCTGTCAGGATAATATCGTGGAATCTCTCCAAGAAACAAGAGGCGGGGGGTTATCAAAAGAGGTTTGTCTGTTAACGTAACCTCTCCAAAACGCCGGAGATACTCCGGGGAGAGGGGGCAGCCAACGGGAACTCCTTCTGCTGCAGTCTTTTGGGTAAAGGTTGCCGGGTGGGTGAGAAAGACCGGCCGGGTGATCCTTTTTTTGTCAGATGATGCCCGGATATGATATGCAGTAAGGTGGGGGAGCCCGCCTGTGTGATCGATATGGCCATGGGAGAGAACAATAGTGTCAGTTTCAAGAAGATTGATGCCCATTGCTTCTGCATTCTGAAGGAAGATGTCCGAGTACCCGCAGTCAAATAGTATCTTTGTATCGCCATCCTCGATAAAGAAGGAGAGGGCGGGCTCTCCGCGATAGTACCGATCGATCAGTGTGGTGTTCTCGACAAGGACAGAAAGCTGCATGATGGTATGGTAGGTCTCCCGGAGACGAAAGGCTCTTTGTTCTTCCGGCAGATGAAGTGTGTATGAGGTTGTGGGCTGTTGCCTCTCTTGCCCTGGCTCTTCTCCTGGTCCAGGCTGCCGCTGGATTCTTCGTCGATGATGCAGAGGGATTGCCTGACGGGTATCTTATTTCGGGTGAATTGCAGGAGATCGATCTCTGGATCAGTTTTCCAGGGTTTGATGATCCGGCGTTTCCATCAGGCGACAGGCTCATCCTGGAGACGGACCTGGTTAATCCCGCATGGAATGCGGATCTGAAGAGACATGGAGGGACGAGTACCCTCAGGCAGGAGAGACGAACCCGGGTTACCATCACGGGATGGGAACTGGCCTACCCTGCAGCTGATGGTATGATTCTGCATATCAGGCTCACCGGGATCATCCCGGACATGGAGTCTCCTAAAAAAATACAACTCCTCCGGATCCGCCAGATTGACGGGACCAGCCAGGTACGGCAAAACGGTGAGTATTCGATCTCCCAGATCGCTTCAAACCAGTCAGATCTGCCTTCAAAAACCCCACCTGCACCGGTTGTGGTTGAACCGCCACCTCCTGATCTCTCGGCCTTCACCGTCAGTTCCAGGTTAACAACTCCAACAGGTGATCTTGAGCCCGGAGAGACTGTAACCCTCCGTACACATCTCTCGTTTGACAGACTGACGCAGACGGCTTTTCCGCTCTCTGACACCCTCCGTCTCAGGACGAGTCTTTCCGATGCCAGGTGGGATGTCAGGATCAGTATACGTGGCGGGGAAAGCGTACGGGCCCCGGGGTGGGGCTATTTTTACTCGATTCCCGGGTTTGAACTCAGTTATCCGGCAAGAGACCGGGTCTCGGTCTCGGTTGCCGTGACGGGAGAGGTTCCTGAAGCAGCTGGCGGACCGCTTCTTGAGATCAGCCAGTGCGGGCCTGACGGCTATGCACGGGAAGGAGCAGTCTTCGCTCACCCGGCTGTGATCGCCGGATCTCACACCACAGAGCCGCCGGATACCATCGAGCCGACACCGACAGAGCCCCCCACCATCACTCCCACCCCAACTGAGGTGCCAGAACCGGTGCCACCGACACCCGTGCAGACACCCCTGCCCAGGCCGACACCGAAAGGCGAACTCTTTCCGGACGGCTTTTCCCTCAGTGCTCTTGGCGATCTCACCGCTGATCTGATCGACCATGCCAGGCTCTTTGTGGAACGGGTTACGTCCGTAGTCGGGGCGTGAACGGGTTTATGTCAGCCACCATGCGGGACCATATCCTGAAGAGCCGGTACCTGCTCCCTGGTGAAGAGACGTTCTCTGATCTCTGCCGGCGTGTTGCAGACGCTGTCGGAAGAGATGAGACCGAGCGAGAGGTTTTCTTCCGGATGTTGGAGCGGTGCCGGTTTCTTCCGAATTCACCGGCCCTGATGAATGCCGGAACCGCCAGCAGCCAGCTTGCAGCCTGTTTTGTCCTGCCGGTCGGATCAACAGTTCCTGAAATCTTTGAGAGTATGAAGCAGGGTGCAGTCATCCAGGTCTCAGGCGGGGTGCTCGGGATGTCGGCAGCAGGGGTTTCTTCAGCGCTTGCAAGCCTCCAGAGCAGCGCGCAGCAGGTCTCTCCCTCCAGCCGGCCGCAATGGTATGCAGGCCAGACGACCGGGATTGCATGGAGGAAGGAGCGTGGATATACCTGGAGTGGAGAACCAGGTGCTGATGGGTCCGTGGATCCGGATCTGCCACAACCCGATCCCGATGATGATTCAGATCCCCCGTATGGGAGGGATCAGGAGTAAGAGAAGAGAAGCGGGCCGCCTGTGAGTGACGTGTTTCAGATCTGGCGGGAGTTAAAGATCCAGGGAGCCACGTTTTCTCAAGAGAGAGACCCGGTGAGTAAACCCTTTTCACCTTCAAGGGCAGTACCAGTAATGGATTCTATGCGTATACCAGTAGCAGAGGTAACAGCCGATATGGAACGGGCCGCGATCGCCGGGTGGGTCCATGAAGAGCGGGATCTTGGTGGTCTTGCATTCTTCCTGGTACGTGATCGGACAGGGATCATCCAGGTGACTGTTCCAAAGAAGAAAGTCCCAGAAGAAGTTCTTAAAGCCATAAAAGAGGTCTCGCGTGAGTCTGTTGTCAGGGTTGAAGGAGTCGTCAAGGCCACAGAGAAGGCACCCGGGGGCCGCGAGCTGGTTCCCGAGACATTTGTGATCCTCGCAAAGGCAGCCTCCCCGCTTCCCCTTGATGTTGCCGAGAAGGTGCCTGCCGAGATCGATACCCGGCTCGATGCACGGTTCCTTGATGTCAGGCGGCCAAAGATCGCTTCTATCTTTGCGATCCGCTCACGCGTCATGGAGACGGTGCATTCTTTCCTCTTTCGTGAAGGGTTTCTGCATATCACCACCCCGAAGGTGGTTGCCGCAGCCACAGAGGGTGGAACCGAACTCTTCCCGATAGCATACTTTGAGAAAGAGGCGTTCCTGAGCCAGAGCCCGCAGCTGTATAAACAGATGATGATGTCGGCAGGATGTGAAAAAGTCTTTGAGATTGGGCCAATATTCCGGGCAGAAGAACATAACACCGTCCGGCACTTAAACGAGGCAACCTCAATTGATATCGAGGTCAGTTTTGCCGATCATGAGGATGTGATGCAGATCCTGGAGAGGATGATGCATGAGGTATACACCTCAGTTGCAGACGACTGTGGAAGCCACCTTGAGCACCTCGGTATCCGCGATCTTGAGATCCCGGGCAGAACACTCGCGAGGCTGCCCTATGCCGAGGCTATTGAGATTGCTGCTGAAAAGATCGAAGAGCCGATCCAGTACGGCGATGATCTCGGCACCGCATCGGAACGTGCAATCGGCGAAGAGATGGGGGAGCATTACTTTATTACCGAGTGGCCGACTGCCATCCGGCCGTACTATGCGATGCCGTCTGCAGCAGATGATTCAATCTGCAACGCATTTGACCTGATGCACCCAAAAATGGAGCTCTCATCAGGCGCACAGCGCTGCCATGTCTATGAGATCCTTGTCAGACAGCTCCAGGCAAAAGGGCTGTCTCCTGAGGGTTTTGAGTTTTATCTCAGGCCCTTCCAGTACGGGATGCCGCCGCATGCCGGATGGGGACTTGGTGCCGAGCGGCTCGTGATGACGATCTGCGGACTCCAGAATATCCGTGAAGCGGTCCTCTTCCCGCGGGATCGCCACCGTGTCACCCCATAGGTGACTATCATGACATCCAGGGCATTCACACCCGGCATCCTGATCCCAACAACTGTTGTCGGGAGCTTTCCGGCAGTTCCGGGAAGAGGGCTTGGTGCGCTCATTGACCCGTACCGGCATGCAGTGCAGTTTGCTGTCGCCGAACAGATCCGTGCCGGAATCGATATCATTTCTGACGGACAGGTCCGCGAAGGGATGATCCAGGCTTTCACTGGCAGTCTGCCCGGGATCAGGGATGACCAGGTGATCTCCCGTGTCGGTGCTGCTCCCGGCGGGATCACCGTGAAGGATACTGCATATGCGCTGACACAGGCAGCAGCTGTCAAGGGCATTCTCACCGGGCCGACATCGCTTGCCCATGCACTCAGGATCACAACACCCGGGTACCGGAACAGGGAAGAACTGGTCATGGACCTTGCTGCTGCTCTTGCCGCAGAAGCCCGGGCGCTTGCCGATACCGGCGTCTGTATCATCCAGGTGGATGAGCCGATCCTCTCAACAGGTGTTGCGGATCTACACACCGCAGTCGATGCAATCAAAATGATTGCTGAGAATGTTCCGGTTCCTCTCTGCCTGCATGTCTGCGGACCGCTTGGGGATATCATTGATCCGCTCCTCTCCCTCCCGATAGCAATCCTTGATTTCGAGGCTGCAACTGAGCCGGCAAACCTGGAGGTCTGCTCGGAGAAGGATCTCGGCGGGAAGATGATCGGCTGCGGGTGTGTTGCCTCTGCCGATCACGAGGTTGAGCCTGTTGACCTGATAAAAAGCCGGATCGAGAGGTGCATTGAGGTGTTTGGGCCTGAGAATATCCTGGTCGACCCGGACTGCGGACTCAGGATGCATACGCCGGAAGGGGCGTTTGCAAAACTTTCACGCCTCGGCGAGGCTGCACGGCTGGTGAGAAACGAACTGGAGTAAGGGGGTGAGCCTGACGATATGCCGCCATTTCAGGTTTATGTCGAACCAGGCGGCATGCCAGAGCAGCCTCCCTCAGACCACTCGTGATGTTGTCGAGAGCTCGATTCCGTCTGCTGAGATGATAAACGGTATGGTTCTGTCCGGGATCCTCATGCCGCGGAACTTCATGATCTGAAGCCTGCGTTCGATCTGGGACTGGTGAGTATCTGCATGAAGGGCGATGACGATATCCGCCTGCCTGAAGATGAGCAGTTCCTCTTGTTTTGGATGAATCCCTTCATACATCGTGCAGAGAAGGCAGCCCCCCTCT
The Methanocalculus natronophilus genome window above contains:
- a CDS encoding aconitase X; this translates as MELDRSDEEVLNGEYGETPRMMLEILIALGKIYDAERLIPVSSVQVSGASYKTIGDAGLEWLEGLDARAVVPSFLNPIGMPREQWSEMGIDEHFAAKQQEILNAYRRLGIRLTCTCTPYYHQIVQYGDHLAWSESSAVAYANSVLGARTNREGGPSALASALIGKTPEYGLHIMKNRIPDLIIELDDPDAAKEWGIAEYGALGYLAGKEAGNRIPYFRGIRGNRDRLKALGAAMAATGAVALFHVEGITPETRVPFIKQSLSADTETISLSVADVHEVFSETEVNAIAVGCPHLSEDELRSLAALLSGKKVKKEFFVFVSEEMMKEHRDLVMTIDKSGARVYADTCMVVSPATDRLGSVMTNSGKAFTYLPAMCGVVPRLGTIEECVRVATE
- a CDS encoding UbiD family decarboxylase, with the translated sequence MRDFIEELRERDLLIDVEEETGLVFEAAKMAKSTDKPLFFHKFGGGSRGVMNVTATRETLALALGVDPAAMVPALARCRYDGRVVEEGTLPTHTPDLGQIPVLTHFPLDAGPYITAGIVFSSFGGVENAAIHRMLVTGKDRLTARIVEGRHTYQLQRSACSAGEKLPVGIAIGVHPAVTFASCTRVPEGKELAYAAELMGGELRVQTLQNGVCVPEAEYILEGYLTDKTATEGPFVDITGTYDPVRSQPVIEITGIAKRPDPIYHGIMPAGAEHRLLMGAPYEPRIYQSVAGVTKVRDVLLTPGGAGYLHAVVQIEKQTEGDGKNAIMAAFAAHTSLKHVCVVDCDIAIHDPGDVEFAIATRVRGDRDIMIIPGVRGSSLDPSRIADGLNVKVGVDATIPAGKEEEYVRAGWDA
- a CDS encoding UbiX family flavin prenyltransferase: MKELVIGVTGASGMIYAARLLAVLEKECRVHLIISETAEMIAGLEGISFADYHCIHEENADLASAIASGSFRFDGMVIIPCSMKTLGGIAHGISDSLIGRAADVCLKERRPLILVPRETPYSRVHLTNMLAAHDAGAVILPASPPFYQNPGGIEDLADMIVQRVLDHLRIDHTVGSRWSGYHA
- a CDS encoding HD domain-containing protein, with protein sequence MIKDPVHGDIEVNQEIRSLLDIPAIQRLRMIRQLGFSFLVYPGANHTRFEHALGTMHLAGQLCTRLCLHDDESRLLRAAALLHDIGHGPFSHAIEPLIRAFFGHGHDRVDHLLEDAETSRALTRLGADPGEVAGVIDGTHPLAGVIHGELDVDRMDYLRRDAHYTGVPYGSVDSSRIIRSIFLSEKGPVLDESGVQAAESLLVARTLMRPSVYYHHVSRIAERMFLVAALDHCDHGGDPQSLILMDDPACVTAFRESDSFVTRSIIKSLLTRKLYKRAVYVGVGSINRLRIPQPDLRESMRLAEEIAECAGVLPHEVCVDIPEFPEDMVMEVYVQNRHDVISIEEISPLIRGMNEIRRSQWRLGIYCPHGLEDAVARAAAGVLNVRPPTKQDKLPIETE
- the cofD gene encoding 2-phospho-L-lactate transferase; amino-acid sequence: MITLLSGGTGTPKLLQGIRQIENDPDISVIVNTAEDIWVSGNHLSPDIDTVLYLFAGILNTETWWGIRGDSFETNRYLERIGLPESIAIGDRDRAVHIARGELLRQGKTLTEATDATGAALGVQARVLPMCDTPVATCVAAETGPMHFQEYWVKHRGNVRISGIIRQAETPPVATEASIDAIQRSEAVIIGPSNPVTSIGPILECRGMREALAEAFVIAVSPFIGSRPISGPAAALMEAWGKTPDSRGTREAYGDIVDIFVQDTRDEIEVGGSLRLDTMMTGIRQSESLAWDLLSLVRAR
- a CDS encoding HEAT repeat domain-containing protein translates to MGFLKGLRSRFGRGRKTVEDEADAEEHLPRISLDDSLGSPDPEVRIHAIHAISEIGAAAVPLLIDALRDESWRVRRAAASGLGKIGEPAIQPMIKAFEGARTDVRRELIRALGIAGDRAFPSLAAALDDPDSGIRSGAVSAIALTKAGNRGDALQKALHDPDPGVRAAAAAAFGYLPGEQAMPVLKNLLSDPVEEVRTAAVSAAIRIGKPAVPPLLAQLPETDPAFRESVEQALIGIGTAGRSDVVTLLRHQDPAIRESGVRILGGIGDLNTVSHLIGALADPDPEVRNCTIAALTGFGKAALPEVTAAFENDNPRIREGAMEILAGMGDPAVPTMITYLSHDDPVMKKRAAVVLGEIGNYEAHEPLTDLIHDSDPGVRRVAFEALEQIKRR
- a CDS encoding DUF2179 domain-containing protein — encoded protein: MEILGIPFTDLYTWVIIPALIILARILDVSMGTIRIIFVARGYRFLAPAIGFFEVIIWLLAIGEIMKNLDNPASYIAYGLGFAIGNYLGILLEDHLSIGQVIVRVITSRDATQLIESLKQKNYGITSIDAEGATGDVKLIFLVIKRSHLTEVINQIKHFNPNAFYSVEDVRSVKEGVFPLEKKGFLSSRYNAMKVRRKQK
- a CDS encoding pyruvoyl-dependent arginine decarboxylase, with product MVVPSKVFFTKGVGVHKDKLASFELALRKAGIEKYNLVYVSSIFPPHATIVAPEEGLQELNAGEIVYCVMARNETNEPNRLLSSAIGLALPKEANEYGYLSEHHAFGETAFVSGEYAEDLAATMLATTLGIEFDPDKAWQEREQIYKASGRIIKTTHICQSAEGDSDGRWVTVIAAAVFVL